TTTTTGTCAAAAAAAAGTACTAGCTGTGAGAAGGAGAGGGGAAAAGTACTAGTTGTGAGATGTGTGAAATATGAAAAATGTCGGTGGCTTTCTGTAAAACTAAAATGGACTAAAGATTGGAGGTGGGAGGATCTTTTTGCAACGTTGCTAGCACGAATCTCCAAGAAATTAATGGTAAAAATAGTATGGTGGGCACTTCCTACATGAAGAGTTGCATTTCTCGATAATCCCAGGCCAATTTGGTGCCGAAACGCAGACTTTAGCAATGGCGGGTAATGTGTCATGTATTTGATTACCAGCCTTTACCACAACTTCCACTGGCTGCAGACCTACTAGTTCATCAAAAACATCCCCTAGTGGTTCAATCGAGGGGCCCGAAAGAGAAGAAAGTCCATGTTCGTTTTGTCTTATCAACATGACATACATCCACAAGTTTGTTTTGTGCTTTCACAAGCAGTAGCTATGAGCTCTTTCTTGTCGAGGTTCAGAATAGCTAATTGCTTCACTTCAGTTGTACTAGTGGATTGAATAAAAATTTATTTAGTTCTAACAGAGTGTATTTGTTGTTGATTAATAAATTACAGGTTTTCATATCGAAAAACTACCGCTCAGTCTCCACTAGATCAGTACATAACTTGCGGAGTTCTCATCATAATGAGAATGAGACAAAATATATGAATACTTTCCTTCGGGCATCTACATACGCAAGTACAGTTCAGTCCATGGCTTGATTAAACGAAATAATGTCACAATAGCATGCTTCTACCTACTTATTAATAATAATAAAACAAAATGCAAGCGACCGACAAGGACAGTCGACAGAGGCCTCGAGATAAAAGGGAACACGCCTAAAGCAGAATGCATGTTCGATTGTTAAGTGCAATTGCAGGGGAATCCTAATTGTTAATGACCCTGCACATCCTCCTGATCTCCCCATTGGCTGCAGTCTTGAGCTCTATGGCGGCCATCTTCACCATCGCCCTGGCAAACTTCATCTCCCACCTGCTGGGTATAAACGCATTCTCTAGAACCTTTATTGACGTCCGCTGGGACGACATTAGCGCCGCATCAGAGGCGAAGAGCACGTTGCGCTTGAGAATATTCGTGTAGTACCGGTTGTCGAGCTGGTCTGGTGTCGCGATATCTTGCATCACTGTGGGGTCATTGGATACGTTGCACTTTCTCTTCAACTGGGCAGCGAAGGCCGGTTCCATGGCGGGAGGGTTTAGGGCGAGAAAACCAGTGAAGGACGAACAGTGGGAGACTCCAATGGTGTGTGCGCCAGAGAGAACCACAAGGTCGTCCTCATCCAGGTTCTTGGCCTTGAAGTTGGTGATGAGCTGCGAGAGGTTGAAGAATGGCGGGGGAAGGAATTGAAGTGCCTCGCTGGAGAGAGACACACGACCATCGAGGCGTCCAGCCGGCATCTGGAAATTGATCCTTGCGCGACTGAGGAAGAAGGCTGCATCTCTAGCAGCAAAGGCGACGATGTCGGCACATGAGACCCTGCCGGGGCAGACCTTCTCAAGTGCCTCCTTGGCTAAGTCGATCACTTCGAAGCCGCGCAAGCTGGGGAAGTTGGGAGGGCTGAGTTTCTCCGGCTGTGGGTTAGCCGGTGTCGGGTCAAGGAGGACGGAGGCATCACAACCCTGTGAGAAAAATGTTAGCGACAAAAAAAATTAATCAACATATCTCACAAATGCTAGAAATGTATATTCAACTCACAATATATATCTAGTGCACAAACTAACTAAGAAGACTGGCATGCATGTAATGTTACGTAATACGTTTGATTTGATGGAATGAGAGTATGATATGATTTACCCAGAATTTTTTCTGAAAAGAAAGCATCTAGTATATATTATACCTTTGCTTGCGTGCATATATGGTAACATAGAGCCATAGAGGAAGTGCATGCTCTCGTTACATTAAGATGTTCTTTTTGCAGGTGGAGATTAGTTATCGGCAAATCCGTTTTTTACCATACCTGGACGAAGCAATCGTGGAAGTGTAATCGAATTAACCCTGCACCGATGCCGGGATTCTTGGACGTGGCACTTCTGACGGCCTCCCTGATGATGTTTTCTGCTTGTGGGCAAGAGCGCATGTAGAAGCCGAGCCTCAGTTCTGCATATGGAGAAGAGGTTGGACTCGGTGGAGTAGGTGTAGCCGTGCTCGGTGGGCTTGGTGTTGGGGTAGCAACGGGAGAAATGTAGCTTGGAAAAGCACCTTGAGGACAAGGTAAACTGGAATGTTAGTACCGTGGCATC
This region of Lolium perenne isolate Kyuss_39 chromosome 2, Kyuss_2.0, whole genome shotgun sequence genomic DNA includes:
- the LOC127331935 gene encoding peroxidase 2 produces the protein MATLAVLVLFASLGAVTAQYSSPAPDATPAVPSLGPTPAAAPVPSPKGAFPSYISPVATPTPSPPSTATPTPPSPTSSPYAELRLGFYMRSCPQAENIIREAVRSATSKNPGIGAGLIRLHFHDCFVQGCDASVLLDPTPANPQPEKLSPPNFPSLRGFEVIDLAKEALEKVCPGRVSCADIVAFAARDAAFFLSRARINFQMPAGRLDGRVSLSSEALQFLPPPFFNLSQLITNFKAKNLDEDDLVVLSGAHTIGVSHCSSFTGFLALNPPAMEPAFAAQLKRKCNVSNDPTVMQDIATPDQLDNRYYTNILKRNVLFASDAALMSSQRTSIKVLENAFIPSRWEMKFARAMVKMAAIELKTAANGEIRRMCRVINN